From Nicotiana tabacum cultivar K326 chromosome 22, ASM71507v2, whole genome shotgun sequence, one genomic window encodes:
- the LOC142176270 gene encoding uncharacterized protein LOC142176270 — protein MTLTQTCSVVVTRPVAEKLSNPRSFTIPCTISNFSFAKALCDLGDIINLMPLAIYKRFGIGRARPTSMLLQLADRTVKGPSGILDDVLIQVGKFMFPADFVILDCKMDEEISIILGRPFLATRRALIDCETGELKMRLKDEEITVAFEKLKKSLVTTLIIVAPDWEQPFELMGDASDYAVGTVLGRRKDEQLLATSLEKVPWYADF, from the exons aTGACTCTTACTCAGACCTGCAGTGTTGTGGTGACTAGACCAGTTGCTGAGAAGTTGTCTAACCCAAGGAGTTTCACAATTCCCTGCACCATTAGTAACTTTTCTTTTGCCaaggcactttgtgatttgggggatatcataaatcttatgcccctggcgaTCTATAAAAGGTTTgggattggaagagctagacccacttCTATGTTATTGCAGCTAGCTGACAGAACCGTGAAAGGACCCTCTGGTATCTTGGACGATGTGTTGATTCAGGTAGGGAAGTTtatgttccctgcagattttgtgattctagatTGTAAGATGGATGAAGAAAtttccataattttgggaagaccgttCTTAGCCACAAggagagctctcattgattgtgaaactggggagctCAAGATGAGGTTGAAGGATGAGGAGATAAc ggtagcattcgagAAGTTGAAAAAGAGTCTAGTCACAACACTCATCATTGTTGCCCCCGattgggagcaaccattcgaactcatgGGTGACGCCAGTGACTATGCAGTGGGGACAGTGCTGGGACGACGGAAAG acgagcagctACTCGCTACAAGCCTTGAGAaagtgccatggtatgcagacttttAA